ACGAGCGTCTGGCCGACGGTGGCCTTGTTCTTCAGGATCGTCTGCGGCACGGCCTCGGACTGCATCAACGTGTTGATCAGCGTCGTGGTGTCGAGCCCGCTGACGAGGCCGTCGATGCCGAGCGAGGCCATCAGGTGCTCCTGTCGAGGTGGGGTGTCCGGGGTCGGACCGTGGGGCAGATCGAAGTGGGGGGAAGTGCTGAGACCGGGTGGCCCGACGGTGCAGGATCAGCTGCACCGTCGAGGCCACCCGGTCTCGAACCGCGGTGAGGTGGTGGTTCAGGCCCGAGCTGGGAGCACGGGACCTTCCTCAGCTAGGACTAGCGGAGGAGCGACAGCACGCCCTGGGTGCTCTGGTTCGCCTGGGCCAGCATCGCGGTGCCGGCCTGGCTGAGCACGTTCGAGCGGGTGTACTTGACCATCTCTTCGGCCATGTCCACGTCGCGGATGCGCGACTGGGCCGCCGTGAGGTTCTCCTTCGCGACGTTGGTCGACGCGATGGAGTGCTCGAAGCGGTTCTGGACGGCACCCAGCTCGGAACGGGTGGTCGAGACGGCCTTGATGGCCGTGTCGATCGCCGCGATCGAGGTGAGGGCCTCCGCCGAGGTCGTGAACTTCAGGGCGGCGACATCGGTCGCGATGGTACCGACGTTGGACTTCGACAGATCGATCTCGATCTGGTCGTTGCCCGCGTCGCTACCGGCACCGACCTGGAAGGTCAGCTTGCCGGTACCAGCGGCAGCGCCGGTCGCGGCCTCACCGTCGAGCAGCTTGATGCCGTTGAAGTTGGTCGAGCCCGAGATGCGCGTGAGCTCCTTCGACAGTGCCGTGACCTCGGTCTGGATCGCCGTGCGGGCGTCTTCGTTGTTCGAGTCGTTGCCGGCCTGAACGGCGAGGTCGCGGACACGCTGGAGGATCGAGTGCACCTCGGTGAGGCCACCTTCAGCGGTCTGGACGACCGAGATGCCGTCCTGGGCGTTGCGTGCGGCGACGGTCAGTCCGCCGACCTGCGAACGCAGGCCCTCGGAGATCGCGAGGCCGGCCGCGTCGTCAGCGGCACGGTTGATGCGGAGGCCGGACGAGAGCTTCTCGAGGCTCTTCGACAGGTCGTTCTGCGTGGCGTTCAGGTTGCGGTACGTGTTGTTGGCCGCGAGGTTGGTGTTGATCTGCATACCCATGGTGTTCTCCTCCGTGACTGGGTGGTGTTCGTCGGCCCGTCCGTGGGCTGACACCGGCTACTGTCGGCCGGTCGACCGCGGCTGTAAGTCAGCCGCAGAAGTTTTTTCGGGCGATCTCAGACCGCCGTGCTGACGGCGGCCGCGTCGGGCTCGCGCATGGCGCGGGCGATGCCGACGGCGGCGTTGGTGGCGACGCGCGACAGGTACGCGCTGCGTCGGGCCGGCGCGGTCTTCGAGACCGGCGTGAACTCGGCGTCGGGGTCGTCGGCGTAGTGCGACTCGAGGGCGTCGCGCAGCAGGCGGACCGCCTCGGTGCGCTGCTGCGAGACGGCGCTGTGGGTGATGCCGAGCTCGTCGGCGATCTCGGTGACGGTGCGGTCGCCGAAGTAGACGCCCTCGACGATCAGGCGCATGCGCTCAGGCAGGGCCTCGACGGCGGCGGCGACGTAGCGGCTGCGCTCCGACACGAGCAGGTTCTCCTCGGGCAGCGGCAGGTCGGCGGCGAGGTGGTCGGCGACGGTGTCGTCGAGGGCCGAGACCGTGCGGGCCGCGTCGGTCAGGGCACCGGCCGCCGTCTGGCGGTCGACGCCGAGGGCACCGGCGATCTCGTCGACACTCGGGGCGCGTCCCAGGGTCGCGGTGAGCGCCTCCTGGACGGCGAGGGTCTCCTTGATGCGCTTGCGGGTGCCACGGCTGGCCCAGTCGCCCGAGCGCATGTCGTCGGCGAACGCGCCGACGATTCGGGTGCGGGCGTAGGCGCCGAACGGGATGCCGAGCGTGTGGTCGAAGGCGTCGGCGGCCTGGACGAGGGCGACGGCACCGACCGAGGCGAGGTCGTCACGCGACAGGTGGGTGGCGCGGGCGCACACCTCCGAGACGAGGTAACCGACCAACGGCAGGTTCTCCACCACCATGGCGTTGCGTTCGGTGCGGTTCATCGCGACTCCCAGTGCGAAGGGGACCTGTGTGGTCCGGTGACGGTGACTCCGGGCGCGACGAACGGCCCTCTGATCAGGGCACGTCGACAGGGTTCGCCGAGGAGGCGCGGCGCACCGGACGAGACGTCGTCCGGACCGCGGATGGTGCTGCGCGACCGACCCGTCGGGGGTCCGTCGCTGCTCTGCAACGCTACCGAGCAGGAGGGGGGCGGCGGCAGTCCGGAACTGCCCCCAGTGCGGGGGAACGGTCGTCATCCCTTCGGGGGACACACCCCGTGCCCCCACCCCCGGACTGGGTCGGAACGGCCCTTCCTTCGAGTGGTGCTTTAAGGCTAGGAGCACGGTTCGGGGCCGCTGACTAACGTGCTCCGCGCCTCCGCCGATAGTCACCGGTGCAGAGGACGCCGGGCACTCCTCGCCGACGACCGACGAACCCGACACCCCGATGCGACCGACCGAGGAGGCCCCCATGGGCGCTAACGAACTCTCCGCGCTGCTCTGGCGAGAGCGCGAGCTGCTCGAGCTGCTGACCTTCAAGCTCGAAGAGGAGCAGTTGCTGCTCACCGCGGGCCGCAGCCGCTGGATCGACCACGCCACGCGTGAGGTCGAGCAGGTGCTCGGTCGCCTGCGGTCGGCGGGGCTCGAGCGCAGTGTCGAGGTGTCGGCCGTCGCCCGCGAGTGGGGCACCGACGAGGAGGCCCCGCTGCGCGAGATCATCGCCGCGGCCCCGGCCGGCCCGTGGGGCGAGATCTTCACCGCCCACCTGCGCGCCATGACCGAGCTGACCGGACGCATCGCCCAGCTGCGCGACGAGAACGAACGCTTCCTCCGGGCCGCCGCCCGCGCCACGCAGGAGACGTTGGCCACCGCGTCGACCGGCCCCGCGACCGCGACGTACGACGCGACCGGCCAGACCGGTCACGCGAACTCGGCCAGCGCCTCCGGCGGTCACCTGTTCGACGGGCGGCTCTGACGTGGTGAGCACGTTCGGCAGCCTCAACACGGCCTACCGCGGGCTGACCGCGGCCCGGACCGGGCTCGACGTGGTCGGCCAGAACATCGCCAACGTCAACACCGAGGGCTACACGCGCCAACGGGTCACCCAGTCCTCGATCGAGGCCGCGGCCCGCGTGGGCCTGTTCTCGAGCGGCGTCCAGCCGGGACAGGGCGTGTCGGTCGACGGCATCGCCCGCATCGGCGACCGGTTCGCCGACGCGCAGGTGCGCGGCGCCGCCGGGGCCGCCGGCTACCAGGGCGTCCGCGCCTCGGTCACGGCCGCCCTCGAGTCCTCCCTGAACGAGCCGAGCAGCACCGGCATCGCCTCGCAGCTGACGAAGTTCTGGTCGGCCTGGCAGGACGTCTCGAACGACCCGTCCGCCGCCGCCCCCGCCGCCGTGCTGCTCGGCCAGGCGAACACGATCGCCCAGACCCTCTCGACCGGCTACAAGGCCGTCGACGACCAATGGACCTCGCAGCGTCAGCAGCTCGACGGTCTCGCCTCGCAGCTCAACTCGGCCGCGACCCAGGTCGCCGACCTCAACGTGCGCATCCGCACCGCGACCCAGCAGGGTGTCAGCACCAACGAACTGGTGGACGCGCGCTCGGCGCTGACCGAGAAGATCGCGACCCTCGCCGGAGGCACGGTGCGCGACAACGCGGACGGCACGGTCGACGTCCTGGTCGGCGGCAACGCCCTGGTGTCGGGCGACTCGGCCCGGCAGGTGAAGGTGACCGGCGACTACACCCTGGCCACCGCCTCCTCGGGGGTCTCGCTCGAATGGACCCACCGCGCCGGCGACCCCATCTCGCTCGACGGCGGCAGCATCGCCGGCTCGCTGTCGGTGCTGGCCCCGGCCGCTCCCGGCGGCACCGGCGGCGTGCTCGCCGAGGCCGCCGCGAGCTACGACGCCCTCGCGACCCAGCTCGCCGCCCAGGTCAACGCGGTGCACTCCACCGGGACGACGGCCGACGGCACCACGGGTCACGCCTTCTTCGGGTTCACCGCCGGGGTGTCCGCCGCCCGCGGCCTCACCGTGCTGCCGACCGGCGCCTCGACCATCGCCTCGGGCAACGGCACGGGCGGGGCCCTCGACGGATCGGTCGCCCGGGCCGTCGGCCAGATCGGCCTGTCGGTCGGTTCGCCCGACCGCACCTGGGGCTCGATCGTCAGCACGATCGGGGCGACGGCCCGCACCGAGGCCGACCGTTCGACCCTCACCGACCTCGCGGCGACGTCCGCCAAGGGTCGCCAGCTCTCGACCGCCGGGGTCAGCCTCGACGAGGAGAACGTCAACCTGCTCACCTATCAGCACGCCTACCAGGGCGCGGCCCGGGTCATGACCGCGATCGACGAGATGCTCGACACGTTGATCAACGGCATGGGACGGGTCGGGAGGTAACCGATGATCACCCGCACCACGAACCAGATGGCGATGCTCACCGCGCAGCGCAACCTGCAGACCAGCTCGTACCGGGTCGACCAGGCCCAGCAGCGCGCGTCGACCCTCGACAAGATCTCGAAGCCGTCGGACGATCCGGCCGGCACGGCGGACGCACTGCGGGTCAAGGCCGAGCAGGCGGCGAACGTGCAGTTCTCCCGCAACGTCGGCGACGGCAACGGGTGGCTCTCGCTGGCCGACTCGGCGCTGTCGTCCACCGACGACGTGCTCAAGAAGGTGCGCGACCTCACGGTGCAGGGCGCCAACACCGGCGCGCTGTCACAACCCGCGCTCGACGCCATCGCGACCGAGATCGACGGCCTCAAGGCCGACCTGCTCGCCGTGGCGAACACCTCGTACAACGGTCGCAGCGTCTTCGCCGGCACGTCGGACGCGGGCGTCGCCTTCCGCCCCGACTTCAGCTACACCGGCACCCCGGGCTCGTCGGTCACCCGCCAGATCGGCGTCGAGACCAGCGTGCGCGTCGACGCCGACGGGGCCACCGCTTTCGGCACCGGTGCCGACTCGGTCTTCAGCATGCTGGACCGCATCAGCAACGACCTGCGGGCCGGCGTCAACGTCGGGACGCGGCTCACCGAGGTCGACGCCCGGTTGACGGCCGTCCGCGGCGTACAGTCCGACATCGGGGCACGACAGTCCCAGATCCTGAGAGCCGAGGACACCCTCTTGGACACGAAGACCACGCTCGAGGCGCAGCGCGCCGGCATCATGGACCTCGATCTCGGCCAGGCCGTGCTCGACCTGCAGATGCAGAACACCTCCTACCAGGCGGCCCTCGCGGTCACCGCCAAGGTGCTCCAGCCCACGCTGATGGACTTCCTCCGATGAGCGCGAACGCCGCCCGCG
This genomic interval from Frigoribacterium sp. Leaf415 contains the following:
- a CDS encoding flagellin N-terminal helical domain-containing protein; the encoded protein is MGMQINTNLAANNTYRNLNATQNDLSKSLEKLSSGLRINRAADDAAGLAISEGLRSQVGGLTVAARNAQDGISVVQTAEGGLTEVHSILQRVRDLAVQAGNDSNNEDARTAIQTEVTALSKELTRISGSTNFNGIKLLDGEAATGAAAGTGKLTFQVGAGSDAGNDQIEIDLSKSNVGTIATDVAALKFTTSAEALTSIAAIDTAIKAVSTTRSELGAVQNRFEHSIASTNVAKENLTAAQSRIRDVDMAEEMVKYTRSNVLSQAGTAMLAQANQSTQGVLSLLR
- a CDS encoding sigma-70 family RNA polymerase sigma factor, with the translated sequence MNRTERNAMVVENLPLVGYLVSEVCARATHLSRDDLASVGAVALVQAADAFDHTLGIPFGAYARTRIVGAFADDMRSGDWASRGTRKRIKETLAVQEALTATLGRAPSVDEIAGALGVDRQTAAGALTDAARTVSALDDTVADHLAADLPLPEENLLVSERSRYVAAAVEALPERMRLIVEGVYFGDRTVTEIADELGITHSAVSQQRTEAVRLLRDALESHYADDPDAEFTPVSKTAPARRSAYLSRVATNAAVGIARAMREPDAAAVSTAV
- a CDS encoding flagellar protein FlgN, whose protein sequence is MGANELSALLWRERELLELLTFKLEEEQLLLTAGRSRWIDHATREVEQVLGRLRSAGLERSVEVSAVAREWGTDEEAPLREIIAAAPAGPWGEIFTAHLRAMTELTGRIAQLRDENERFLRAAARATQETLATASTGPATATYDATGQTGHANSASASGGHLFDGRL
- the flgK gene encoding flagellar hook-associated protein FlgK, producing the protein MVSTFGSLNTAYRGLTAARTGLDVVGQNIANVNTEGYTRQRVTQSSIEAAARVGLFSSGVQPGQGVSVDGIARIGDRFADAQVRGAAGAAGYQGVRASVTAALESSLNEPSSTGIASQLTKFWSAWQDVSNDPSAAAPAAVLLGQANTIAQTLSTGYKAVDDQWTSQRQQLDGLASQLNSAATQVADLNVRIRTATQQGVSTNELVDARSALTEKIATLAGGTVRDNADGTVDVLVGGNALVSGDSARQVKVTGDYTLATASSGVSLEWTHRAGDPISLDGGSIAGSLSVLAPAAPGGTGGVLAEAAASYDALATQLAAQVNAVHSTGTTADGTTGHAFFGFTAGVSAARGLTVLPTGASTIASGNGTGGALDGSVARAVGQIGLSVGSPDRTWGSIVSTIGATARTEADRSTLTDLAATSAKGRQLSTAGVSLDEENVNLLTYQHAYQGAARVMTAIDEMLDTLINGMGRVGR
- the flgL gene encoding flagellar hook-associated protein FlgL — its product is MITRTTNQMAMLTAQRNLQTSSYRVDQAQQRASTLDKISKPSDDPAGTADALRVKAEQAANVQFSRNVGDGNGWLSLADSALSSTDDVLKKVRDLTVQGANTGALSQPALDAIATEIDGLKADLLAVANTSYNGRSVFAGTSDAGVAFRPDFSYTGTPGSSVTRQIGVETSVRVDADGATAFGTGADSVFSMLDRISNDLRAGVNVGTRLTEVDARLTAVRGVQSDIGARQSQILRAEDTLLDTKTTLEAQRAGIMDLDLGQAVLDLQMQNTSYQAALAVTAKVLQPTLMDFLR